From the genome of Cydia pomonella isolate Wapato2018A chromosome 1, ilCydPomo1, whole genome shotgun sequence:
attaaaaaaaaacaaaaattatcgtTGTGGCAACACTATTTCGTTCATTCGCTTTTTGGAAACCGTGTGTCACTTTCGCTCTCTATAAGTTTCGCACCAAAAGCTGCCTATTTGCTGGCTTTCGTTAGTTATCTCGGTAAATCGGAGTAATCGTGcttgaaattattgaaaaattaagTTTTGTGCCTTGAGATCGGACGGAGGGACGCTGGAGTTGCGGTATATTCAGGCGTGCAGGTAACCTTAGAGGTCTGGTAAGTGCACGAGCTGGTCTCCGGGGCCCTCGCCGCCTGAAAGAGGAGCTGACGACCCCTCTAAACCCAGGTTAGTGCCTAAAATCTgaatttcaaggcaattaaagcattattttgtagaattgcattcttgtaatatttattttcgatTGAATCCCCCCAAAATTTACAGTCCACTGTTTCGAAATCGCACATTTATTATTACTTCTTTATCCTGTTGTCGATGTCTTCATCCGCTCCACCTTTACAGGATAGTACGCTCCCCAGGTACACAAACTTTGACACTGAGTCTAGGTTCTCACCCCCCAGCGACAGCGGATCCGTTGTACTTGAATTTGACTCGCATGCTAACTGTCTTACGTCTGTTGATTCGCAGGCCCATTCTATCAGCCTCTTCTTTAAGACTTTCAAGTTTGGCTTCTAGATGAGCAAGAGTAGGCAAAATCAACACGATGTCGTCCGCGTAGTCCAAGTCCTCTAAAACGTTCGTGTCCCATGGTATACCTCTCGGTGTCGATACCACATTACGCATGACGTCATCCAAGAGAATCACAAATAAAAGCGGTGATAGAAGGCACCCTTGCCTTACTCCGGCTGATATCTGTATAGGCGATCCACGCTCTTTCTCATGGACCACCCTGCATGTGCTACCTTCGTATAAAGagcgatatttattttaaatttattatgcgGACGAAACAGGTAGGGATACCCCTCCTGCTTAGGCTAGATCACAACGCGCTCCATTTCTTGCAtaagctgggctatcaaaatcgcggccaacttagcttagtctGACCCTACTAAAGTTTGCACTTTAACCCTTAAAAAATTTAAGTAAATCAACAAAAATGGATAATTAACTAATCCATAACTTTGTAAAATGTATGAATGATCACATCTTACAGATATCCAGCCCAgtgcaatttattttcattcgcGACAGTCGTCTTGTCCAACATGTACCTACTTGTACTTCTAATTTCGTTTGTATAGAATCAAAATAACTCATAGCGCTAATTGAGTATTGATATTAGTAAAATAAGAAAGGAATATTTTTCTAGAAAGATGCAATGGCGTTCCGCTAATTACCATATTTCAATATGTGATTAGTTTTGTGTTAAGGCTGCACTATATCTGCACTCAAACGATTCGTCTTCTGTTGTGATATGATATGAAACGTGTACTTTAAAGCCCAACTTCATTGACGCCAAGCGATTATGAAGCTTATTGTACTACTTAtagtgtttaaatattttttttttattaaaagcgttaatttattgttttacgtCTAATTTTACCTGAAATTTGGGTATAGGATAAAATGCCAGTGCCACATTTTAAAGTTATTCTTCCTAATAGAAAAATGTAATTCTTCAACACAAGACGGAATCGTCTGAAGTTGCCGGTTCGTAGaactataaatttgaaaattttgaaaatgtgtCTCACTAACTTATTGTACtccttgaaattaaattccgttccgatattgtgcaataaatttgCTCATATATTATGAAAAGCCTTAAACGCGAAGTAGAAATATGAATACTACTATTGCGTCTAATCTGTTCTTATTATCATCTACTACGGGGGAGTAGCTTTCGTatgacggtttttttttgttaaaaatacatcagtacccctagtgtaaataaattcgatttcgaaacgtgacgtacgcgtttgcgtttagtctcattttgtattggatttagaaagagcgcgccaagcgggacgttttggaaactcaaaatcctatacaaaatgagacttaacgcaaacgcgttcgtcacgtttcgaaatcgaaactacaaatttacactaggggtactggttgcATGAAGGTATAACGTTACCCGCGGTGTCATGCGGAATGTGAGCTTAGATAAATTACCTATTCTAACACTAATTAGCTCTTAAGTTTGTCTGTAAATTTTGTTAGTGGAAAACTTCCATAAGTATAATGTGGTATCAAATTTAATGGAGTCACGTATGACATATTTTCCTGATAACgtctcttattttattttaaatttacgaAGGGCGCCCGCTTAGGTTGTGTTTTATTCAGGCACGAGACGTTCTTCTTCATCGAAAGCCGCACCAAATAACTGCTTCGATGAAGACAGCAAAGCTCAAACTCTATTTAGCTATCATTCCGAATTCACGATTATATGTATGAAAGCTGGTCTTTCAGAATAATGTTGAAGAATCACAAGTGAGGTAGCAGGCGATGTAACTAAGTACTTATAGTTGAAAATTGTAATTTGTGCGGGTTTCGAAGATAATGTAAGGATAATGAGTGGCGAACGGGATCTGTGAGGTAGCCAAATGCCCGATATCGTTAGTATCCGCCTATTTCTACATGGGAAGCCAGGAAGCGGCCCTCGCACAGCTCGTACGTGAGTGGATGGCCGGCGAACTGGGCGTAATCGCGCTGCTCGCTCCTGGGAACAGTAAGGGAAAACAAATATCTCTGTTATTGTAGTTTTGCTCTAAGGACACCCCTTGTCCGACTAAGGAAGGCTACCATTGTAATAGGCATCCTATTTTTAGGTATCTTTAAGTTTTAGAAGTAGCTTCAGCATGGAACAACGTCAGGCAAAACATTGTAACAGGCTCGTGTAAGATTCGTTGGGATcgatattttgtatatttaaaaagtaattcataagaaaaattaaactttatattgaAATAAGTTTGTTAaatggccctagtgaaaaagggtacaagtctctggcagtttaggtgtataagggcataagtgttacgtggaacttacacccctttacacctgcgctgccagagacttgtaccctttttcactagggccacagtataTGTACTCCATTGACTGTTACGATATTTTGCTTGTTTAGTAATTATTTCTGTATATAGTTAGTTGAGTTGAATCATTTCGCGATTTGTAGTGGCATTTGGACCTTAGTaattatcgtattttttttaataagtaaaaaaaataatcaaaaggCCTCCAAATGCGCACTACTCTGAGTCACtaagtaatgtaatgtaaaaacATGTTATTGTATTTAACTGAACTATCAGTGAATAttacaataaagaataatgGAAACTTGGGGAGCAAAACTAAACTTGTATACTTCCGCGAATTGATATTAATGTTGACGAATTAAATGATAATTACGATCGTTGATTTATAAATGCTTTAGATTTGTTCCTCAATGAAACTGCCATCAAAATTATCACTGTTGTTTTCATAAAACTCCTACTACTATAATAACCTTTTTGTTAATAGTCCGGCTCATTTTAATTTCCCTAACACTCACAGAAAATAAACAGTAAAAGAGAAATAAGCCTGGATTACTATAAGAACCGTTGTCACCATCGCAGGCTCAGGACGACTTCGTTCACATTCCTATTTCGACACTTTAAATCGTCCACAACGCCATGTCTTCCTAACTCTTCCATATTGTTATATCGTCAATTTCTTATCATGTCCATATTCCTATATGATCCATTGTGTTTTGTTACCATTCGGATGTATTCTGCTAAGGCGATATAGGAGTGGTGACAAGTTAGCACTATAGGAGTGGTGACAAGTTAGCACTGGTCGATATAGGAATGGTGACGAGTTAGCACCGTGGACTATTTAGGAATGCGGACGAGTTAACACTTAACACTTTTGGTGCAGAGCGCCCCGTTTCTTGTACAAAATTGAACACACATGCGTGTTCTTGGCAGTAAATCTGGGAGGTGACCACATATGAATGTCGACGAAACACGACAGTAGACCATACTCGTATATGGCAATGAGGAAAACTTAAAATGGGAAGGGCGCCGGCGATGCTAAATGTGTAGTTAATCGAGCGTGAAATCTATTGGATTCGAAACATCAGATGATGCTCATTGGAAGAAAAAaggttatacaccgtgtttttttatttccattattTCAAGGGTGCAATCATGAGCATAAGTAAGTTTACTTTCgtagacaccggtattctaaataactccatttcagagataaataaagcccttacgagcgtgtgtTGTGTATACTTGCCTTAGGACTTACTGTTTACTGTTTAGTAATTGCTACTAAATGTACCTAAGTACTATCTTGGACCAACTCGGACGATATGTTCGAAATAAcatttatgtagatattttttggctgagttaaatgtaatgcccgtgttacaacaacgctatatgcaacaattaattactttttatatttaaacaaaacataataataataaaaaaagatagtCCTCATAGTCGTCTCAGTGAACGGAGTCTACCAACAACCTTGAGAGACTAATAGGTGGTTgaatcaagggtcagatgcagaaggcggcagtcttggacacggcgcgatagtccgacggttcctctctctgcagccctgaccatcGGCAGCTTGAGCCTTGCCCCAgtgctggcggcacactaggttaggtttgttataatatgtttatatcatttttgtattgttttgtaagtgttttaaACATGGTacccacgaggaacccgaatgattttaaccacgcatttctgagaagGAAAAAATCTTGCATGAGTTTAGGTaaattttcccaaaaaatttttttttttttaattcagtcaTTCCTACAGAATGAAACTCTTCTACGacaaaagatttttaaaagtagGTTTCATACCCTGATAATTATACTCGCAATTGTTGTGAGACTGTGGCTGTTAATATTTTAGTGTTTAATTGTAAATCATGCAATTGCTTTCGGAAATTATAATTGTGTATAGTAGAACCGCTGATGAagactataaaataaattgatagcATTTATAAACGGTATTGTGAAAGCGGTAGCCTGGTAGGTAGGTAGGCACAATAGTTTGGCCCTGGTTTGGCCAGACGTGCTAAAATGAGTTGCATTCTCGCGGCGCGTGGCTCCGTACATCTAGCTTGAAGTATGGACACGCACGCGAGAACGCAACTTAGCTAGCCGGTCAGGgcctgtctcatttcaaacatagagagaatcatactgtcttttgtggatgtaattggcccttgagtatagttttttcttcttatttactgacaaattagGTTTTCCAGActataaattcattttatattatttataatcaaaGCAATGTCATTAAATATCAGACATGTGTTTCAttcgatatatttatttaattatgtaaatatgtattcatAAATGTATCTAATAGTGCTCGGAGCTCAGAGTACTACGACTGTTTACTAAAATGCCAGGTTGCGAAATTAgacactttaaataattgtggGCGGCGTACCTACTGTTCGCCTCTGGTATATGGATGATTTAGTCGGTTCAGGATCACTATTTATTATACACAGTAGTATTAAATAGGTAGTGGCTAAATATATTGGAATTGGAACACAtccttatttttatagtaacaaaGGTAACGATGTATTTGGCCACTTTTTCCGTCACTATTTGACACTGACTACACACGGACCAACAACTCGGGTAAGTAGAGGTTGGTAGACCTGTAGATGTAGATTCTAAATGTGCCTACTTTTAGAAAGTGTTCATAGGCTCCGGTAAATAACAGCCAATGGTGCGTTGTTGCTTGCTCAGGAACACATGTTTGTGACCATGGCCTATGAGACCACAGCTAATCGGTTGAGCCCGGTATCGGCCTACGCCGGGCCACACGATGGTACGCTTATATCCAGGCGGGCGGTCGTAAGAACTGTTGAATCCACGCTTGTTCTGCTTAAACACTTTAGGCTTATCGACATTCGTGTCTAATGGTCCTGGGTCGCTCGGTCTCCGCGGTGCCATTGCGATATCGACCAAAGCGTTCCGCCCTTTGTATGATTTATCTCTCCCTGTTTTATTCATCACACCTAATCTCGTCTTCTTAAACTTTTCGAAACTTCCTGGCAAAGCGATTGGCCACGTCGCGGCTGGATATTTGCGTCCATTAAACTGACTTATTATGGTACTGGCATCCCTCGGCCCTGTGGAGAGATCGTATGGACCCCGAAGCGAGACGAGCTTTTTGGATTTCTGTTCGATGCTATCCTTGTCGACGATAGTGTAACGATTAGGAGCAAGGCTCCAATTGGGAGTTCGATCAGGGAATCGACAGGGCTCTCCATATTCAAAGGAGGGCAAAGTAGAATGAGGGCCGTAAGGGGCTTTGTAGGGAGTGGCTTTGAAGTACATGCCTGGAGGAGGGATGAAGCATTTTTTTGGTATAAAGCGCGGGGCTCTGCCAAAGCCTACGTTTTTGCAGGCAGCTTCATATTTGGGCAAGTCTTGAGGTTGGCACCATGCCGGCCCACCCACGGATTGCATCCAGCGACGGTATTGCAGAATTTTCTGGTTTCTATAGCCCAGGTTTTTGCACCAATCTTCCATTTCGGCTTTGAAGCGCCATGGGTCTTTGGGTTCGGCTCTGTTCTTGTTTACGACGAATATCTCGTGGATGGGAATAGGGTGGTAGCGGCACGGATCGTAGGCCTCCTCTTGCAGCTTGAACTGTCCGCTGGGGTCTAGGTTGGGATGTAGAGTCAGTTTGCCAAACCGTGGGACTGAAGTCCCAAATCCTAAAGGTCTTGTCTTCGACTCATTGCTTTTTTGTTTCCTATTTGTTACCATTTTGGTATGTAGTATATTTTATCcgtaatcaaaataaaaataaatatttatctaaaAGTGAAAATGACACAAACATCACACACTAAAATTtgacattttacttttttatgaaaAGTGTTTGATTTGGAGACAACAAAGCGTCAGAGCTCGTTCCCACTAAGACCCAGACTAGAGAagtttggattaaaaatcgccacgacatccgacatagtgggaacgagctctCAGCGTGCAATCTTTGGTTTTGGTCAAAGAGTAAGGTATGTTTTGGTTTTGTAAGGCCACAATTACATTATCATAGAAATGTGACCCTATGATGGTGTAATTTACCAAATTCAACGTATACTTACTTATGATCATAATTGACCAATTACTGTCAGATAGACTCCTATATGATCATTTCTATGATAGTCTAATTGCGGCCTTCTGTCTTATCATCATAGATAAATAAGAACTAAGCATAGAGTGCTTACTCCATACATCAATTTTGGTACCAATACTTACTTTAGGTATTGttttaccaaaacgcttattattttcg
Proteins encoded in this window:
- the LOC133522896 gene encoding uncharacterized protein LOC133522896, with the protein product MVTNRKQKSNESKTRPLGFGTSVPRFGKLTLHPNLDPSGQFKLQEEAYDPCRYHPIPIHEIFVVNKNRAEPKDPWRFKAEMEDWCKNLGYRNQKILQYRRWMQSVGGPAWCQPQDLPKYEAACKNVGFGRAPRFIPKKCFIPPPGMYFKATPYKAPYGPHSTLPSFEYGEPCRFPDRTPNWSLAPNRYTIVDKDSIEQKSKKLVSLRGPYDLSTGPRDASTIISQFNGRKYPAATWPIALPGSFEKFKKTRLGVMNKTGRDKSYKGRNALVDIAMAPRRPSDPGPLDTNVDKPKVFKQNKRGFNSSYDRPPGYKRTIVWPGVGRYRAQPISCGLIGHGHKHVFLSKQQRTIGCYLPEPMNTF